Proteins from a genomic interval of Amphiura filiformis chromosome 9, Afil_fr2py, whole genome shotgun sequence:
- the LOC140160164 gene encoding uncharacterized protein, translating into MLDNELYGSRQSAYRKHFSTETALVRVQNDILRAVDQRSDVVLVLLDLSAAFDTVDHQILLRRLRDRYGVHGKALAWCTSYLCNRQQSVVIGDSVSATHFMNSLLVDGR; encoded by the coding sequence ATGCTTGATAACGAACTGTATGGTAGTAGACAATCAGCGTATCGCAAGCATTTCAGCACGGAGACTGCTCTAGTGCGAGTACAGAACGATATATTGCGTGCTGTTGACCAGCGTTCTGATGTTGTGCTTGTTCTACTCGATCTCTCGGCCGCCTTTGATACAGTCGACCATCAGATATTACTTCGGCGGCTGAGAGATCGTTATGGAGTCCACGGAAAAGCGCTTGCCTGGTGTACTAGCTACCTTTGTAATCGTCAACAATCAGTTGTTATTGGCGACAGTGTATCTGCGACACACTTCATGAactcattactcgttgatggtcgatag